NNNNNNNNNTTTTGTCTCTTTAGTCTAACCCTAACTACAACCAGGACAAGACTCACTGTGAATATCTACACAACAAACTGGCCCACATCAAGAAGCTTATATCAGCGTACGACCAACAACAGCTCTGACTGTGAAACAGGTGAACTTGATGACATTAATCGCCCTGAGGCACGGGTGACGGGAGGTTCACGCTGCTGGATGCCATCGAGCTGGAAATCTATGGTCTTCATGGCTAAATGACGTCTCACAGGACGTGATGGATGTGTGACCGAAGTTGGGAGTCATTTGTGAATAGCAGTCGTGGTACGCTGTGAGAAGCAGGCCTATGATATGAGATCATTTTTTACAAGATGGAAAATCTTCTTTGAACATTTGTCTTTCTATTGCACGAGACAAGTGACTAGGAGAGGGATAAGTAGGTCAAAagttgcaaacacacacactcacatactgACCTTCATCAGGCTGATGATAGATGTCCAACACCGAAATGTCACAAATACATTGGTTTTTGCAGGATAGACAGTATGCTTGagtttatttatcacttttGACCTACTCATCATCCCTCTTCTACAAACCTGTCTCATGAAATAGATGTGTAATGTATTCCTCTGTTTTAAATCTCCTTTTGAAAAAATGGTTTAACCAATCGGTGGCTACAACAATGACATGATACTGCCAAGGACACATGGAGTAACTATAGTTTTTACTGAGGCTTCTTACTTGAAGCCAAAAGTAAGCTCTTACACTtgcacacagatacagatacatgtGGAGATGAGGTGCTAAGACTAAAAACGTTTGTAGATTCCCATCACACATTTTAGTTTGGTTTGAGAATCAAACCAATTTAGGTATTTGCTTTTGTATTCTGTTAGACATGTCAGCATTAACGATTAGTCGAAACCATGAGATAACTGCACGCTGTACATACCCAGACAGCTCATATGAATGGCAGCTGGGATGCAGATGTGCCCATCCTGAGAAGACCCTCTGTTCTGTAGGTTTGGTATCAGTGTTGTTGTGTCAGTACATCTCAGTTCTGGCCTGATCTGCTCAGTAATGACTTCTGAAAGTATTGCCAGTGCCTgaaatgttttgtaattttgggCTGGTGTCATAGTATTCCACTGGTGTTGTCCCTCATGTGGCTTTCCTGGATCACAAAAGACTTACTGTATGTTAAACAAAATGTGAACTTGAAGTTGTATTCAGGGAATTTACAGTATGAGATTAAGTAAAAGTGTAACTGACAACTGGTTTTAGTTGTCCGAGTACTGGAAGTTAAGGAGTCATTGTTACTGTAGGCCGAGATGATGAAGAATTaggaaataaaaagattttttttgcatgctTTGTACTTTACAGAATGCATGAGAAATAAATCGAaagttttgtcagttttaaataaattaatttgtattcattttggATTAACTTTCTTATTCATAATGATTTTCTTTAACAAGGTTAGTCTGTATATTGgatttatacagtatgtatgccaGACATTTCTTGACCATATTCtccatatttctctctgaaatctGAAGTGAAGTGACTATTTTACACAGTCGTCATTGGCTGCACAGTGATGACGAAGGTCTCACAGCGATTGGTTCAATCTCAACGACGGCTTCTCATTGGTCCATTGTCATATCCATGACCTTTCACCCACGTCAACCACAGCAGCGTCCTGCTAGTTGTAAACAGTACTGCGGCATGCTTTCAGAACTTAACTGCTCTTGAACTTTGCGACAACTTTTGCACTGAGATATGACACGAAAAAAGACACACGGACAGAAACATGCTGGTTGTTAGGTGAACGTTTGtggtaagtaaataaatatattgccCGCTAATTTCTTGTCGAACAGTGTGCTAATCGAGCTAAGCTAACTGCAATGACAGCTCCATCAGCTTTTAGCTCTCGATAAAGTAACCGTTTATTGTGGCGAAAACAGCGATGAAAAGCAATAGTGGTTAATTAACATGGACGGTAAATGCGCTGTACTCGGGGAAGCGGCTTGTGAACAGATTCTTTTCAACTAAGTGCAATAACATTAACGTTAAATTCAGAGAACACTCAAGTATGATGACACATTCCCCTTATCCAACAGCATAGACCAGGCTGGTTGCTGGTGTTAGGCTGGTTTAGTTTGTTTACCAAGCAGTGTTTCACAGCAGGGTTAACGTTACTCCTTGAATCATGTAAAAACATTTCACAATATAATGTAGAGGGATACAAAGTGGCCAGGCCAGGGGAATGTGTCTAATATGATGTAGAAGATTGAAATGAACTGTCCTGAAATAGCCCAAACATATCAGTATATTTCTTTTCTGAATTTATTAACTTAGATTTGTGTCCACGCgtgtaagaaataaataaatcttattaTTCTTTCTAACAGAACATTTTGAAATTCAGACACCAAAAATGAAGATTTAAAATCCACACGATCCAAAGTTCAGATGACCAACTGCAACTTCTAATTTCTAATTTTCTATTTGTGACACCCTTCCTCAATATTGACATCAAATTCCCGTAGTTTTCCAAGTCCTTCTAGAACGTTTCAGTACGTGGACAGCTAATGAATACATTTGTTCAGATCACACCAGTTCAGACTGTCATTGTCCCCCAATGGTAAATTTGATATGCAATAGAGGgcaaaaccacaaacacaacttACAAGGACATTTATCACAGCAGTTACAGAAAACAACTAAATAGAGGGTGATCTGTTTGTTAAAAGTATCAAACCATTCTAATGGGAGCCATGAGAAAGTTCTGGTAAGCAATGTCAAGGGTTAGCGTAAATTAAGCGCTGTTATTGCACAAAAGGGAAAATTTTGGGGGAACGAATTCTTCCAAGAGTCAGTGGTCGGGGCTGGCTAAGATTGACACAGCCTTCTGCAAAACCAGACTCATATTCTATATTACGGGAGGGCAGTACTCTGAGACTACATTATAGCATTGGCTTGCTTACTAACATACATTATCTACAAAGCTGACAAATGAATAGGGACATGTAGTTTATTTGTAATTTACCCAGGTGCTCCACAAAGCTAGTCCCAACTCCATACCaagtaaataaaaattagaATATCAGCTGAAGTGAGAGGTTAACTAACTTGTCTCAGATTTATGATGTCACGTCTTTTCTGCAGCCTGTTTTGCCGCCTATACCCCAGTCATGGCAGGGATTTTCCTAAGAACTCTAAAACTGAGGACAGCTCTCAGTAATCTGAGCCTCCATAGCACCTTCTCAGGTGCTGCAGCCAGACTTTCACCTGTGGACCTCAGCAGTCCATTTCTTCCCGCCAGTTCATGGCACTTTGGATTCTGCTGTCGAACGCTGCACACTGGGGCAGACAGGCCCGAGCCGTCCCTTGCTGCAGCCCCAGACAGGCTGCCTTTCTCCAGAATAACCCTGGAAGATTTAGCCTTCTTCAGGAAGATCCTACCAGGACGAGCCATCACTGATCCTGACCTGCTGGAATCCAGTAATGTGGATTGGCTCAAGTCAGTGAGAGGTGAGAAATGAATTTTAGTCCACTTCTTACACCAATTCACTGATGATAAAAACTTTCATTTCTCTGTTCATACATCTTCCGCAGGTTCCAGTGAAGTATTGCTGAGACCTCAAACAACAGAGGAAGTTTCTCAAATTGTGAAGTAAAGAACAAATAGTGTGTGCGAAATGGACAAATTCACAATTGACGGGTTTTTGAGGTGGTTAAAGTTGTTGCATTCCCTCTCCTGTAGGTATTGTAACAGTCGTAATTTGGCGGTGACCCCTCAAGGAGGTAACACTGGGCTGGTTGGGGGCAGCGTGCCAGTTTATGATGAGGTCATCCTCTCCACTGCCCTAATGAACAACATCCTTACCTTTGATAGTGTCTCTGGTAAGTCttaaaatactgtacttttactcCCAATGAGCTTCCTGCCTTTAAACGTCccatgctctttggatgcttttatataggccttagtggtccctaatactgtatctgaagtctcttccccaaaattcagccttggtgcagaattacagccactagagccagtcccacaatgagctttccttaggatgtgccatttctgtgtctgtagcttttggggggggggggggggggggttggaggctgggggtgggATGGTCAACTGTCACTCTCTTCAATTctcaaagcagagaaaatgaggtaacattgccccttatgatgtcataaggggaaatAGTCCAGCtcggctcatctgagctttcattttctcaaaggcagagcaagatccccagggctcggtttatacctatcgccatttctagacACTGGGGGactataggcaggctgggggaactcatattataTATacgtatgttaaaaaaaactcaaaaagttaaatatttatgtcatgggaccttttaaaaaagaaaagggtctTTATGTATTTACAGCATACAGGCCAatgaaggcacagtgcaccttttccacaatccttccttgcgATCAAATGTTTATATTTGACTAATCTTTAGAGATTATTTCCATTAGGCATTCTGACCTGTCAGGCCGGTTGTGTTTTGGAGAACTTGTCCTTTTACCTGGAGGAGAGGGACTACATCATGCCACTTGATCTGGGGGCGAAAGGCAGTTGCCACATTGGGGGAAACGTGGCAACGAATGCAGGTGGACTCCGTCTGCTGCGATACGGCTCCTTACACGGGACTGTTCTGGGTCTGGAAGTGGTGAGTGGAGCGAATAAACGAGGAACCTTTGATGTTCCTTAACAAGCAttacattaacccttgtgttgtcctcccaggtcaaaaagattaacacttgtttttttatttgtttttttatttcactagcACCACCTTACtaacactagttttacactacctTTTGGAAtacatggtcaataaccctcatttgtatagaattatacctaaaaTTTGAGCTAATAAAAGCAGAgactatgaattattttgactaatagttaagatcagaggaacgtatgttgagtggatgagtttggtcaggatactgatttgaaaccatttcagttttcacccaaaattcaataaaagtgatcaattgtatttgcaaagagcgttgcatggaatccatccttttttgtggtaatttggttaaaaagaatgcCACATTTCTGATAAAGCCATgtttaaaaggggtcaaatttgacccgaggacaacaggaaggttaaaCTAAAGCTAAAGGATCATAAGCACTGATCTAATGTTGATGTATGTACAGGTGTTGGCAGATGGGCGAGTGCTGGACTGCTTGGCCACACTGCGGAAAGATAACACAGGATATGATCTCAAACAGCTCTTCATAGGGTCAGAGGGCACACTGGGGGTCATCACTGCAGTCTCCGTCCTTTGTCCACGGAAACCCAAATCTGTTAATGTGGTTTTTCTGGGTATGATTGCTTCATTTTGACACTATGATTGGCAATTGTTGATAAGCACTTGTGCAGaaagttaaaggtcccatgacttGATTTTATTCTCTTTCATTCCTGTTAGGCTGTGAGACCTTTGAACAGTTGCTGAAGACATTTCAGCTTTGCAGGGGCATGCTGGGAGAAATTCTGTCAGCCTATGAATTCCTGGACAGTGAATGTATGCAGCTGCTGAATATGCACCTCAAACTACCCAATCCCATCTCTGGTAGGCACacagagtacacacacacatgcacagcttATCaagcaaataaacacacaaacacacacacacacacNNNNNNNNNNacacacacacacacacggcaaacTCTTTCTTCCATCTTGCAGATTGCCCATTCTACGTTGTCATAGAAACGTCTGGATCTGACCCAACACATGACGGGGAGAAACTCCACAATTTCTTAGCTGAAGCAATGACATCATCATTGGTCACTGACGGGACTGTAGCAACCGAAGACtcaaaaataaaggttttgtttcTTGTCTTTTAAAGATTAagtctgttgatttttttataaaaaatcccatgaaaagaatTAATAGAAATTGACTAACAAATATTTTTGCATTGCCAAATTGTAATAACGCATATTCCTCTGTGCTATAGGGCTCCATTGTTATctaagaaagaggaaaaaaacataattgagCCACATGCTGCTCCATTGCGATAAACATGACNNNNNNNNNNGTAAAAACATACTTCAATAAACAAATCCGCAGCTGAGAATAGTCCCCCAACAAATACATCATTTAAtcctgtttgagtaatgttTACTAAAAACTACAATGTCCAATGGTTTTTGGAAATGAGGTAAGATTTTTATGAATAAAAGCATTCACGTGTgacttgtttttaaagatttaagtCTTCAGCAGGAACAAATATGTTTCGGTCTGAGTGCCACGGGCGGCATGGAAATCGGAAAGTATTAAGAGACGCattgtttgttctttttatgGGATTCacaatgattaaaaatgattataattCGTTAAAGCTCTCGACCTAAACTCAAGTGTTCACTTTCATATTAGGGTTGTTTAATCAATACTTCTGTGGGGACTCTATGAATCCacccatttttagttttttgaagATGTAATCGACCTTTCCATTTCCACCTTTTCAGTCACTGTGGGCGATGCGTGAACGTGTCACGGAGGCGCTGACTCACGATGGCTTCAATTACAAGTATGACATCTCGCTTCCGGTGGAACGGATCTATCAGCTGGTGACAGACATGAGGGAGCACCTGGGGGGCCGAGCCAAGCGTGTGGTGGGATACGGGCACGTAGGTAAGACCAGAAGCTGGAAGCTAgcattactactactactactactagctcAGTTAGTAGGGAGTTGGGTGTCCCCACACGggccaaagtggtggactggtagctggacaGGTGttagttcacctcctgggcactatTATTGTTATACCTCCAACTCATTCTCCACTCTGAAATACTTTAATGTATACGAAATTACCGAGTTTTTGAGCAAATGTGGTATTTAAGTGAGTTACACGTGCCTCTCTGCAAATTGTCCCTTCATCTCTTTCCATCTGTTTCATCAGGAGATGGAAACCTCCACTTGAACATCACCTCTCCTGCCAAAGACCCTGCTCTTCTCGCTGCCATCGAGCCCTTTGTCTACGAGTGGACGGCCAGCTGTCAGGGCAGCATCAGTGCAGAGCACGGACTGGGCCTGAAGAAGAGGAACTATATCTACTACAGTAAAGCCAGCCAGGCTGTGGCTCTCATGGGTGATATCAAGGCCATGCTGGACCCCAAGGGCATTCTCAACCCATACAAGACTCTTCCAGATAACCTGAAATGACCCTCACTGTCTCTAAGCTGAGAAACACGGGTTAAGTGGGAATGTGTACAGAGCTTATGTTGACCCATTTTAGCTATAAACGTATTGTCATATGGTTTTTGTGTCAGTTTTGCCCTTTTCCTGCTATACCTTTTTCACACATTTAGTGCCGAGCTGCAGGTTTAGCACGCAGTTGCATTGCCATCTGCACAAAGCATCACTTTCAGAATGACTTCAGTACTGTAGCAGTCTCAGGAGGAGTTACAAGTCAAGTTACTGCTAAACGGTAGCAACTACCACTACTACTTACAGTAGAggtacagtggctagaatacgtttacacacccatgctaaagttgataaaaaagaggaataaaaaaaaaaaagaaaaaacatcttttggaaattgatcaaCTCTAGCATGGGCGTGCAAACTTATTTAAGCCAGTGTAGCTGTAGTCCTCCTGCCCACTTTTTATTCCATAGAAAATCAAATTGTATAAtatatgaaaaacataaaacatatctTTCAGGATTGCTAAGAGgatgtgaatgaatgatcatAATTGACATCTGTAGGCAGTAGATTGCCTTCTAGTAGCTACTAGAGGGCAGACAGCGAGCACAATAATGTCGGCATATGCATAGGTCTtgtgcattttaaaaatgtgtcaatATGTAATGTACATATGAATCTGATTGTTTTAAGTTATAAAATTATAAACCTATCATTTAAAAGTTGATTTGTTAAAATGCGGTACATCTTTTTCTCATAATATAGTCTAGCTAACCCTTAGGCAAGTGTGCAGTAAATAtgttattaaatataaaataagcaacatttgttttccaaaacaaacCCAGCATTTGTGAACAGTTGTAGCTAAGCAACTGTATCGGTTTCTAAAATGAAACTTGAATAAATTAATTGAATCAATTTTCCAAATGAATGCAgagtatttttgttgttatttaggCAACTTGTACAGCGTTGCATGCTGGGACATGGAGTTAATGGAAACCTACCGCAACAGAAAACAACTTTACCTCCAACATTTTAAAACCCTGTCAGATCTAGCACAAACAAGCCTTCCTTGATTCCTCTCTGCTTGCACAGAAGAGCAAAGCAGAGAGAATCATATTCTTATTATACGATACAGATTCATGTCTTTTGGCAGGTACTTTATACTACACTATGAGTTTTTAAAGGCATTTTGTTgccgtactatactatgactttatgacataCCATACAGTgagttttttatgactttttttaagtaCACTTTATGCCAGAAAGCACATACAGATTATGACAAATGAAATAAAGCACATACAGGTTATGACAAAGGAAATATTTAACAGTCAAGTGGTTCTTGAGAGGCAGGTACACACTTTTTTAGCTCATTTCTAGCACCGTGCTTCTTCCAGGCGTTTTCTGCAGTTAAAGTACATGTGTATTGTGTGACTTGTGTGTGGAGTTTGAACGTTTTTCGAAACTTTCTTTAACatcctatgatttttttatgacttttttcaacatactatacttttatgtttttaacacttttttgagatactatactatgactttttaatcattttttttttaaataatatactatgacttttcatcacttttatcGAATTACTATACTtaaactttttatcacttttttttcaaaaaatactatactatgacttttctgacatattatatattactttttatcactttactttgacatactatactatgacattttccATGAACTTCTACCATTTtgcgacatgttatactatgacttcacttcctttaacatactatactatgacttttttatcacttatcaaaatattttactatgactttttatcacttttttttacatatactaagaccttttccactttttttgatAGACTGTACTTTTCGACATGTCGTTGACTTTTTTTGGCATGctctattgtgtttttttgacatgacgttatgactttttttttcacaaaactttgtgtcaggttaaGTAGCTTAGTTTAACAAGAGTTTGACTGGAAGACAAAAGTTTAGGTGTTCAAATCTTATATGTTTAATTGAGTTTTAAATATGACAAAATCCAAAACTCTCCTGTCAGATCACATaagttaatataataataataataataactttgacttatacagcgcctttcacaaacccaaggaagttaaaaggggggggggggggggggggggggggttaagagaTGAAGTTGAGAGGCCAGGAGAGATTAAATTCCATAAGCCTCAGTGAAGAGGTATGTTTAAGATGGGTTTAAAGGTTATACTAGAGGAGCAGCGCGAATGTAAGGGGAAGCTTGTTCCAGAGCGATGGTGCACTGACACGAAGGCTGTCACCAAAGTCAGGCGCTGGAATTAGGGACAGCAAGCAGGTCCTGTCAGAGGAACGCAGGGACCGTGAATGAGTGGTATGGGTGGAGCAGATCTGTTAGGTACTGAGGTGCAGGTCCATGGGAGATTTGTATGTCAGTAGGAGAATTTTATATTAATCGGGACTTAATTGGCAGCCAGTGGAGCTTCTTCAGGATGGGAGTGATGTGAAGACCAGTTTTGTGTGGGGTGAGCAAACTAGCGCAGAGTTCTGGACAACTGGAGTCTGTCAATAGACTTGCTAGGCAGACCAAAAAGGAGACGTTGCAGTAGTCAAGACGGGAGGTGATGAAGGAGTGGATGAGGGTCTCAGCTACAGAAGTGGAAAGCCATTTCGgagtctggagatgttctgAGATGGTAGAAGGCAGTTTTAgtagtgtttgatgtgtttggaAGGAAAGGGTGGAGTCCATGATGACACCCAGGTTGATATACTAAGTGAAAGTGAGTGTCCAGATCCTACATGGTGCAGTTGGTTTCAAGACCTACTTTACCTGAATGAAGAATTCAAATAGATGAAGAAGGTTGTGTTCATGCTTCTCTACTTCTATTGACCTACAAAATTaggacttttttcgacatgctatagtatgactttttaatcacttgtCTTCGACTTAGTATACTATACTACACTACATGTTatgttatgatttttttgacatataataCTTTGACTTTAGagatactatacaatgacttttttatcactttttttgttgaCGTGcaatagtatgacttttttcgtaATTTGTATCACTTTTATAGAACTACTGTACCATGACTTGTTTATCATTTATTTCGagatactatgctatgactttttgacaaacaATACAATGACCTTactttgacttactatactatttttttcacttttttcaacatattatattatgacttttttcgacatactataccgtGACTTGTTTctacctactatactatgacttttaatcatATTTTTTCGAAATActtcactatgacttttttgacatactatatactgcgatgtttttatcttgttttttaatgatgtCCAATAGCatgacatttttcgacatactatactatgaccttttaatcacttttatcaaaatactatactatgactttttcattacttttttccacatgcCATACTAcgactattttcaacatactatgactttttttatcacctttatcagcatactatactatgacatttttcaacatacatgaacttttaatcacttttatcaaaatactatactacaacttttttaatcacttttatcGAATACTATACCaaacttttttaatcacttttttcaacatactatgctatgctTAATGCTAATCTCCTTTTATTGATGAACAATtgtataacttttttcgacatactacactatgactttttttcactttttatgacGTACCATGCTTTGACTTTCTATCCCTTTTTTGATAGACTGTACTTTGACTTTAACATTTTTCGACATGTcgttgacttttttcaacatggtcTACTatagtttttttgacatacaatactatgactttttgtacaAAAACAGCTTTATGTCAGGTTAGGTAGCTTAGTTTGATGAGAGTTTGACTTGAATACAAAAGTTGACAAATCTTAAATGTGTCATTAAGTTTAAGGGTCCAATATACTAAGTAAAAGAGACAAATTGAcaaaatttgacaaaatgttCAGATCATACAGCATGCAGTTTATTTCAGGACCTACATTATCTGAATAAAGAATTCAAATAGATGAagtgaaaagttgaaaaagacTGTTAGTCTAAAGGTTGTGTTCATGCTACTCTACTTTTATCAATGTCCAATAGTATGAATTTTttgccatactatactatgacttttttatcacttttttgacatacaatacaatgatttttttaatcacttttcttCGActtagtatactatgactttttccgacatacaaaatattatagcttttaatcatattttcaacattctatagtatgagtttttatcacttttttcaacacactaggctatgacttttaatcacattttttgacatgctatattaggactttttttgacatactatactgtgactttttatcactttttttgacataaaatactatgactttttatcacttttcttcgacatgctatattaggacttttaatgacatactatactatgacgacactatgacttttttttacgaGAAGAACTTTATCTCAGGTTGAGTAGCTTAGTTTGATGAGAGTTTGACTTGAATGCAAAATGTTGAGTGTTCAAATCTTATTTGTTTCATTAAGGTTCTTTAAGTTGAATAGACAAAACCTGTCAGATCATGTAGTTTATAGTGATGAGAGAATGCTTTGAATAGAATGatttttttgagatactatactatgacttttttcaacatattataccataactttttttcaaaatactctACCATGACTTATTTCTAcctactataccatgacttttttctgactttttttgacatattgtaCTGTAACTTTtaagacatactatactatgacttttatttacatattatactatgagttttttcaGCATACcgtactgtgactttttttgacatactatactatgacttttaatcatAATtgttgaaatactatactatgacttttcatcacttttctttgacatgctatactatgacttttttatcactttttttccacgTACAATACCATAACTTTACGATATtctctactatgacttttttgtgacttttttgacacaatatactatgactttttactttttttcgacatactatactatgacttttttttttacatattatactatgagaTTTTTCCCCATactgtactgtgacttttttctacctactatcctatgacttttaatcatatttttgaaatactatactttgacttttttatcacatttttccacatacaatacaataaccTTCATTCATTTTACTTTGACTTACTacagctatactatgacttttttcacttttttcaacatattataccatAACGTTTTTCAAAATACTCTACCATGACTTATTTCTAcctactgtactatgacttctttacttttgttgacatactatactatgacttttaatcatctttttttgaaatactatactatgtgtccttttatcaaaatactgtactatgacttttttcacttttttcatcatactatactatgactttttttgacatactatactatgactattaatcacattttttgaaatactatagt
Above is a genomic segment from Etheostoma spectabile isolate EspeVRDwgs_2016 chromosome 20, UIUC_Espe_1.0, whole genome shotgun sequence containing:
- the d2hgdh gene encoding D-2-hydroxyglutarate dehydrogenase, mitochondrial — protein: MAGIFLRTLKLRTALSNLSLHSTFSGAAARLSPVDLSSPFLPASSWHFGFCCRTLHTGADRPEPSLAAAPDRLPFSRITLEDLAFFRKILPGRAITDPDLLESSNVDWLKSVRGSSEVLLRPQTTEEVSQIVKYCNSRNLAVTPQGGNTGLVGGSVPVYDEVILSTALMNNILTFDSVSGILTCQAGCVLENLSFYLEERDYIMPLDLGAKGSCHIGGNVATNAGGLRLLRYGSLHGTVLGLEVVLADGRVLDCLATLRKDNTGYDLKQLFIGSEGTLGVITAVSVLCPRKPKSVNVVFLGCETFEQLLKTFQLCRGMLGEILSAYEFLDSECMQLLNMHLKLPNPISDCPFYVVIETSGSDPTHDGEKLHNFLAEAMTSSLVTDGTVATEDSKIKSLWAMRERVTEALTHDGFNYKYDISLPVERIYQLVTDMREHLGGRAKRVVGYGHVGDGNLHLNITSPAKDPALLAAIEPFVYEWTASCQGSISAEHGLGLKKRNYIYYSKASQAVALMGDIKAMLDPKGILNPYKTLPDNLK